In Leptotrichia sp. oral taxon 221, the DNA window GGTAGCAAATTAGGTACATTTAATGCTTGTAATACTGGTGCTGATATATTTACAGTAGGTGCTATTATAGGATCTCTATATACTTCTTTTGGTCTAATTGATGCATCAACATTCATTTCTGTTAAAGGTTCTTGTTTTCTTAGTGTACTTGTCAAACCATATGAAAATTTCCCAGTTTTTCTTGCACTAGTTGTTGCTGAATAAGGATTAATTGACTTAGATAATAAGCCATAACTTGGACTTATTGTTGATGTATATCTTTCAAAAGGATCTTTACTTCTTTCAAAAATTCCTTCATAAGGATATTTTTCTTTTTTATCTCCTCTTCCTTTGTATGTACCATTCCAGTTATTAGTAAACTCATTAGCCCCATACTGCCAGCTACTCCAAGGTGATTTTACTACATGATCTCCTTGCTCCATTAGCTGAATTAATTCTAAATTTGTATTTTTCAAAAGCTTGTCATTTTCTTTTCTAGCTTCCGTAAACTGACTATGAATGTCTTTTATCGAAGTAGAAATAGTTTGCTTTTGAGCTTCAATACTCTTGTCTACTTCAGAAGAAAATAAGTTGTTTGAAATACCTACTCCTCCTGTAATCAAAAATGTAATCAATGCAGAATCTGTGTACTTAAATTCTCGACACTTTTTTGCAAATGAACATAAATCTTTTTTTAATTTTCTTAGATTATTTGTCATCTTCAATCTCTCCTTTTTCTATCTTTAACGACATATTTATTGAAAAAAATCTCATAAAATCTTTCTATATTATTTTATTCAAAATTTGCAACAAATATAATTTTAAAATAGTTTTATTCTTACATTACGTATTATAACACAAAAAAATGATTTTTCAAATATTTTATAATTTTTTTTAATAACATCTTCATTTTTTATTTAAGTATCAAACTCCAAATATTAAATTGGCAAGAGGTAAAACCTCTTGCCAATAAATCAAAAAACTATTTTTTATTTTTTCGAACAACATTTAATCATATAAAATACAAACTATATTTCATAAAAAGATTAATAAAGTATTTATAAAATATTAATAAATAGCTCTAAATCCAATACCTCCACGAACATTACTTCCCTTAGTATCATATCCAGCATTCACTGTAACACCAAATCTAGTATTATCAACACCAATATTCAAGTCAAATTTACCATTTCCACGTCTATCTTCTTTTTCTCCTCTAATTCCAAACCAGTCAGCATTCGTGTATCTGACTCTTGCTTCGTTATTAACATCTCCAACTTTTCCAAGCTCATTTTCATAAGCAGCAGTAAGTCCAACTGATAAGTTAGTTCTCACAGCCATTGGTTGAACATATTTAAATTCTACTCCGACTTCTGGTTTTACTGAGAAATAGTCGTTTCCTTTTACTTCTAATCTAACTTCTCCATCATCTTCTTTAATGTTGCTAAATCTTCCGTATTCCATTTTTAAAGCTCCGTATGGTCTTAAATGTGTTCTTTCGCTCATTCTAATGTCGTAACCTAAATCAGTTTTGAAAGCCGCTCCATAAGACATATAGTCTGACTTAGCATTAAATATATCATCAACTACTAAAAATCTACGTTTCATTTCATTTTTACCTAAGAATACATCTCCAGCAACTGTCCATCTAAGCGAACCGTTGTGATCTGTATACGGCGACATTGTCTTGAAGATACCAGCTTTTAGCATAGTCTGATTTTCTCTTGATTTTCCTATATCTTTGAATTTGAAACTATTATTTACTGCTCCAGCATACCATCCGCTTGAGTTCCCTAACTTAACTGTTTCATCTTCGTGAACATAAGCAACTCCGTAAGCATTGCTTTCGTAATCGTGAATTCCAGCTGTGTCAGTCTTATACTGATCTCTCATTCCAAAGATTTTAACCTTATTGTTTTGTTTAGAAGGATTTCTCCATTCATTTTTCAAGTATCTAAATTCTTTGTCAAGCATATTTCCAGTTGCATTTATTCTCATTTGAGTGTTTGCATATTGGTGACCCATCATTTCGTCCATTGCTTGATAGAATAAAATTTCTTCGTTGTTTCCAATTCCATTTAATTTTTGGAATAATTGATTTTCTCTGCTTCCTAGTGCTTCTACACCATATCTTTGTTCTAATCCATCCAAGAAATTGTATGTATCTGTAGGATTTACAGGTGATGCTTCATTTCCTGCCCAGTATGTATATGGTATTTTAGCAAGGTAGGCATTTTCTATTGTTCCATCATTTGAATTTTGTGCGACTGTTGCCATCCAAGTTAATGATCCTGAATAAATGTTCCATTTTTCAATTTGTGGATTAGCTCTAATTGTTGCATTGTATGGATCAGTTATTTTAGAATCCACTTGAATGTATTTTGCAGTCGTATTTTGAGCAGCTTCAGCTCCCACAATTAAGTCAGCTTTTTTCAATCCTGTCAAAGAACTAAGTCCTGTAATAGGATTTGTGTACACTTTATTTGAAGTGTCAATATACATTCCTATTTTTGATAATTCCATTGGCTGAAACTCTTCTGCTGATGTTGTTGCTAATTCAGGTATTACTGGATTTCCATTTACTGTTATTGTTCCAACTGAAGATCCTCTAGGAACATCAATTTTTATTCCAGATACTGTTTTTGTCAAGTCACTCGCAGCATCCACTCCAATAACTGTCGCATCAGTCGAATCTGTCACACCATTAATATTGAATGTTCCATAGTTTTTAACTATTCCAAGATTAGCTCCTGAAGCATTCCCTTTCGATAGAATTCCTCTTGCATCTTCTGCAGTAATATCAATATTTCCGTGATTTTCAATTGTCGAACCATTTTTTACTACAACTCCGACAACTTTTTTCAATCCAGAACCATTCGATTTAATCGTTCCATAATTGTATCCGTAAGCTCCGTTATCCAAGTAAATTCCAGTAGTTTCACTCGAATTCAAGTTTATCACAGCATTACGATTTGAAGCAGTACCGTTGTAAACCGTTGTTCCCGCTCCAGTTCCGTACATTCCAATACTTCCTTTTCCTGTAACATTAATAACACCATTATTTACAATATTTCCAGTATATCCCACTTTTCCTGCAGCAATTTCAGCAGCCGTCGGAGTATATCCAGCAGCCATTCCTATAGCATAACGATTATTTAATGAACTAATTGGATCAAAATACGATTCTCCAACCGTAATCGAAGCATTATTCGTAGCAGTTCCGCCAAGAGTACTGTAAACTCCCACATTTCCATATCCTGAACCAAAATTAATGTTTCCGTTATTTACAACTTCTCCAGCAGAATAAACACCATAATTGTAAGAACCTGTAGAAGTCAAGTTTGTATTATTTGTAACTTGTGCTCCGGCTCTGTTGTCATTTGAATAAATATAAACAGTGTCATTTCCAAGATTATTAATGCTTCCAATGTTACTTACAATTTTGTTTCCAGCAGAACCTGTTCCTTTTTCAGAAATAATTCCAAACGAATTATCAGCAATCGTCATATTTGCTCCAGAATGTGCAGTTACAGTTTGATTATCTCCATTTACATAAATTCCTGCAGCCTGATCCGTTCCAACATTTATTGTTCCAGCAATCAAGTCAACATTTCCAGCAGTACTGAATATTCCAGTTCCCGCATCGCCAACATTAATATTTCCACTGTTTTCAACTTGATGTCCATAAATTCCAACAGAATATTTTCCTATAGTAATATCTCCGCTATTTGTAATTTTGTTCCCATTTTTAACATAAATCCCAACACTAGCTTTTTTACTAGTAGCATCCAACGGATTTGGTAAAGTGATATTTCCACTATTTCTAACTTCTACACCTTCAGAAATAATTCCATATCCCGCATTTCCAGTAATATTTCCTTGATTGTTAATATCTCCTGCAGTCCCTTTTGCCAATATTCCAACAAGACCTTCTGTATTGTTAACTGTATCATTAAGAGTAATATTCATCTTGTTTGTCATACTAGATGCAGGTAATGTTGACTTATTATTCATAAAGAATGCAACCGCAGATGCCGTAGGTGCTCCAGTATATTTTAGTTCAAAGTTTTTACTGTCATTCAATGAAGGATTATTTCCCTCAACAAAAATACCAGTTCCTCTATCCTTAACTTCCACTCCATAATCTGTTTCAAATGTAACCTTCGTATTATCCGCATAAACACCAATTCCAGCATTTCCAGTAGTCACAATATCTGAACTTCCAGTTCCGTTAAGTTTCACTTCAGGCCCACCAAATTGTAAAGGATCAGCAGCTCCAGCAGGTGGCGTAACTTTCGACACGATTCCAACCGAATTATTTCCAGTTAATACGATTTTTCCAGCATTTCTAATACTTCCATGACTTGTTCCAGCTTTTCCAACTTCAATGCTCGGATGTGCTCCAGTAATAGTATTCAATTCTCCATACAATCCAATACCATTATTTCCATTTACAGTAATTGCACCTTTATTTTCAACTTCAAGCGTTTTATCTGTATTTGAAAGTGATCCATTTGAAATCTTAGCATCTGTTCCATAAGTTTGAAGTTTATTAGCAGATGTAAAGGCAGCCATTCCAACTCCAGTTCCTGAAATAGTAATATTTCCATTAGTATCGTTTAATAATTTACTTCCATTTACTCCATATGCTCCAAGTCCATTATCTACAGTAATTGTATTTTTATTTATAATTTCTCCATAACTTGTACTAAGAGCAATTGTAGAAGCAGAACCACCTGTTATAGCCACATTTCCTTCATTTACATATCCCGTTTGCGTATTTGAAGTTGCACCATCATCAGATCCAACAATCATACCCTTACCAGTAGTCGAACTTATTGTAATTCCAGGATCAATAAATATTTTTTCTCTAACAAATTTTATCTTGTCAAATATTGGAGCATTATCTAAATCAATATCTCGTTGTATAGAATATTCTCCATTTTTATAATATACCTTGTAATCAGCACCAGTCCCAATCGTCAAGTTTCCTCTGTTTATCTTCAAGTCATCCTCAACACTTTCAATAAGTCCTGTAGGCCCAGTCCATTTATTATCAGTTCTAGTTCCACCATCTGTAACTCTTAAAATTACACCATTTCCTTCAACTTTAATTTTCATATTACTCATACCAGTATATTTTTTCCCAGCAGTTGCAGCAGCATTTGCAGGATTAGATGAATCTTCAGCCGCATAATCAGCCGCCGTTCCAGGCATAAGTATTCCATCAGAAATAGTAAGTTCCGTATTCCCTGAAAAATTAATATTCGATCCAGTATTAGCTAAAAATGGCACAACTCCACTATAATCATCTGTAGAATTTCTTTTTCTAGTATCAATTTTTCCACCTTTAAAGTCAATCTTACCGCCATCCCAAGCTACAAGACCACCTTCTTTTGCAGAATAAATTTCATTTTTAGTACCTTCAAATTTAATTAACGAACCGCTCCCTTGAGCAAATCCTCCCATACCATGAATTTTAACATCATCTTTAAATGTTATAGTACTTCCACTTCCAGTAGTTGTCCCTGCTTTTGCATATCCACCAATATTTTTGTATAGATATGGTTTTGTATCAGCATCACTTGCAGCCCATTCATCTACAGCTGTGACTTTACCATCTAAAGTAATTTTCGCGCTATTATCTGCATAAGCAATTATTGATCCAAATCCTTTTGCGTCTGTAGTCTTTTCAGCCGTTATTTCTCCACCATTTTTAGCAACATATGCTATTGGAAAAGATTCCACTTTTGTTGTTGATCCTAAAGGAGTATCGTCTTTATATCTTGCACTCATCACAACATCTTGTCCAAGATTTACTTGACTTCCTTTTCCTTCGAATCTTTTTGCTTCATTAGATGTCATTACATGGTCGCTATTTTTCCATGTTCCTTCAGCATATGCAATAATTGTTCCAGTGGCTACTTCATTTTTAGTATCATCTGCAGAAGCAACAAGTGAAGTTGCTGAACCGTCTAAAGTATAATCTTTTATAGGTGTAGTCATAATATCTACTGTTGTAGAATCTGATTTCCCTGAGATATCATTTCCACTCGTATCTTTTATAGCTTTACCGTGTTCATTTGTAGATTTTGCTACATCAATAACTGTTCCTCTTTCAGATGCTATCATTATACCATCTTTAGAATTTTTACCAAATGTTATATCAATATTATTTATTTGTAGAGAATGTATTGGATCATTTTCATAATTAATCTGAACATCAGCTCCTAAATCTTCTTTTGTTTTTATCTTTGCAGTCTGTCCATTTATAATTTCTTCTCCTCTTTGACCCGATTTAGAATAAATTCCTATATTATTTGTAGCAATCGTTGTAGCACTTGTTGTTCCTATTCTTCCTCTTGCATCAATTTGTCCTTGATATATTCCAATAACTGATTTTTTCCAATCTAAATTATTAGGTTGATTCCATACAGATAATCCTGAAGACTCTGCATCAGGCATCTTGTCATTAAATAATAGTAATATATTTCTGTCCCCGTTCACAACAGGAGCTTCTGTAAGTTTTACAGTTGGCGTCATTCCAGTATGATTTGTATCCTTTATTCTTGCAGTACCTCCTGGCATCGTTCCATTGACATCTGCTTTTCCTACAAAGTTGTTCCAGTTAGGAACGTATCCAAATCCTGAATAAACTATATTTTCATCTCCCGTAATGTTATATTTTCCTTTACTATTTATTTCAAATGATCCTTGAGTCCCTACTACTGAATAAACTATATTCTTGTTAGTTTCTATATCAGCATCAACTTTACCTATAAATCCTCCACGTTGTAAAGGCACTCCAAAACTAGCACTCCAGTTCTGTACTACAGAATATGTTCCTGGAAATATTAAAAATATTGTATTCTGATCTCCAGCTCCAGGATCTGTTAAATGTCCTTTTGTTATATTTACTTTTACTTCATTTCCTGGAGTTTCATCAAATTCTATTTTTCCAGTCCACCATGTTTCAAGTGATAAAAATGCTGATTTTCCATACATATTTGCTGTAACATTTGATAATTTTCCATTCCATACAGTATGTATTCCTAAAGCTCCTTGTTTTCCACCATCTGTCCGTCCTGCAGCTCCTACATCTCCAGCAAGATATAAATTCATATTTTTAATATGAAATTTTCTCTTATTGATATCTGAATTACCTCCTGAAAACTGACTTCCAAAATAAAACAAAACTGAATCTCTAGGAGTAACAGCTCTAGAACTAATTGCATTTATGTATCCTATATTTGAAGGTGTTCCATCTATTCCAGACTGTGGAACTAATGTTCCAGTAGTTGGATTATATCCTGACCAAAAAGAATGATTTTCACCATCACTAAATCTAGTAGGACTAGCTGTATATTTTGCTTGATCATCAACTGTATTTACAACATACCATTTACTTATTGCACCATTAGTAAAAGAAAAATCTAAAAATGGTTTTGCATTAACTTCAGGTATTTTTACCTTAACCACAGGTGGATTAGGTGTAGGAATCGTCAAAGTAGGCGGAACTACTGTTGGTATACTCAAAGGTGCCAATACTGGTGCACTTACATTAACATTTGGTGCAGCAACAGGACTTTTATGTACATCTTTAGGTTTAATCGAAGCATCAATATTCAAACTCGCTACTGGTTCTTGACGTTTTTCTGTGCTCGAAATTCCATATCCTTTTTCATATCCATATCTTCCACTTGTTGTAGCTGATCTTGGATTGCTTGATTTACTTAACAAATCATAGTTTGAACTTAAAGGCGAAGTCGCTCTCTCGAATTTATTTTCACTTCTCTCAAATTTTCCTTCATAAGGATATTTTTTTGATTTATCTTCTCTTCCTTTATATGTTCCTCCCCAATTGTTATAAAATCCATTAATTCCATATTGCCAGCTGCTCCAAGGCGATTTTACTACATGATCTCCTTGCTCCATTAACTGAATTAATTCTAAATTTGTATCTTTCAATAATTTATTATTCTCTCTTTTAGCCTCTGAAATCCTACTACTAAAATCTTTAATCGACGTAGAAACCTCTTGTTTCTGACCTTCAATTTGTTTATCAATTTCCGCCGAAAATAAATTTTGTGAAATATTCACTAATCCTGTTATTAAAAATGTAATAAGTGCCGAATCAGTATATTTAAACTCTTGACACCTCTTTGCAAACGACCTTAAGTCTTTTTTTACCTTTCTTAAATTATTCGTCATCATTTTCTCCTTTTTTCTTTTTTTATTTTATTTTTCTTCAATCCTTTTTATATCACTATATTCAATTTCGTAATATTCATCATCATTACTATCATCTTTTTCTTCTTCGTTGTCTTCATCTTCAGTTACACTTTTTCTTACAAAAAATAAATACCCTATTGACAAAGCTCCAACACCCACTCTAATCAAAGTGCTTGGAACTGTATCAAAATCTAACCAAACTATTACGGCATTGAAAAAATTCAATATTGATATTATAATTAGCCAAGCATTTCTAATGTTTATCGAATACCAAAAAAACATAATTGAAGCAAACAAAAAAATTACTCTTGCCCAACCAACACTATTCAAAAGTTTAATATTACTCAATATCAAATCATTCAAATATGGAGAACTTTGCATTAAAATTCTCCCCACTCCTAATCCGATTAATCCAACTAAAAACAAAACTTCTACAATAAAAATTTCCCTTTTCTTATTTCTTTTTTTATAAATTTCAAAATATCTTATCGTATAAAAAATCATTAACCAAAAAAAGACTTCCGATACTAACAACGTACTTGTTATTTGAAATATTCTAAAATTTACATATTCTTTGAAATTTATTGTATAAAATAGTAAATTTGACAAAATAAAAAATATTGAAATTAGCATAAATAATAATCTTCTTAAAATATTCATTTTTACCTCTAATTAAATCTTCATATTAATCTTCATCAGCAACTATATCTGAAAACTTACTCAACCACTCAACATAAATTGGACTATTTTGATTTAACGCTTCAATATTAGCTTCATAATTTTCATTATCATCAAATATTTTGAAAATAATAGGTGCTAATAATTTTAATGTTGGTGTTTCAAAAAGACCATAAATATTCATATTATAAATTAATGGTTTTTGTGATTTTAATAATTGGCTTTGATTTTTTTTGATTTCATATAAAAGACTTATCAAATTTATTTTTTTCAAATCATTTTTTCTATCATTTAAAACAACATCAATCTGATCAGCTAACAATTTTTTATATTTCCAAGACTGATAATTTTTAATTTTTTTATCTTCCAACAAAAACTCGATTTTTCTCTTATATAATAACAAATTTCCCATATCTTTTTCCAGTTTTATGTATTCTTGTTTCATACAATTGAAAAACTCATTAAATTCAACAACCATATCATTTTGAATTTCATATAAATTTTCTTTAGAATAAATTTTATTTACTAATCTGATTTTTGTTTCGTTAAAGCAATCATACAAATATACTTCAATTTCATATTTTTCATTGCTTCCTGGTAATTTTAAAATATTTCCAGACAAAACATAATCTAAATTTGGATTTTGTTTTTTTATAAGATTCATATAGTCAATACTATATCTTTTATTAGGAATTACCAATTTACCTTCTTCATGCGACACAGCCACTTGATAATTTAAAACACTCTTATAATGCAAAACTTCATTTAAATATAACGGTAATGAAGACGATAATTCTTCTGACATTTCGGTTTTTTCACCAATTATTGTAAATAATAATACCAAAAGATTAGGTTTTCTTCTTTTATTATTATTTGTCAACCAATGTGGTTTATTAAACTCTCCATACCATAAAGGCAAACTTGTCGGATAAAATTTAACAGCTAATTTTTTCTCTTCTTTTCCTTGATTTTCCTCTTTAACTTTTAGTGCATAAAATCCATCTTCATATTTTTGAAATTTTTTATGATACTCTAACCAATTAAATTTAGAACAAAATCTACACAATTCCAATCCTTCTTTATATTTCCCTTTTTTCTCATAATATTTTAAAACATTCAAAGCCGTTTGAACGCCATGTTTTTCAGGATTGTAATATGGCAACACATATTGCTCAAATTCTTCATATAAATCATTCATTCCATAAATAGCTGATGCTACAGACATAACTTCAAGCGAATAATCTGATTCCCTTAAAGCCGTTGTCAAAAAGTAATTTCCTTTTTCCTTATCACCTTTTTTAAAGAAATTCACAGCTTCTGTCAATTTTGCTCGCCAATTTCCTTGAATTGATGATAATTTATCTAATTTTGATTCATACTCATAGGTGCTTCTCGCTTTAACAATATTAAAATATTTTTTGAAAGCAATTGCCGAATTAGGATTAATTTCCAATGCCTTTAAATACGCACCTTCCACTTGATTATTCTCATCTCCCAATTTTTCCAACGCTTCAGCATACCCATTAAAAAGAACCTCTGAATTTATTTTTTCAAAAAACAAACTTTTAGCATATATCTTTTTAGCTTGCTCATAATCTCCTATTTCCAAATTATATCTACCCAGAAGATTTACTCTTCTTTCAACGTTTTCATCAAGAGCATATATTCTAAGACACGCCTCTTGAACCTCTTCATACATCCCTTTCGAAAAGCAATCTAATACGATTGGATACAATCCTTCAACATTATCCCAGTTTCTCTTAATAGATGGTATTAATTTTTTTTCTTTCCATTCTTTTTTCTTCATTTTGCGTTCTTTACCAAAATCATCATAGTAAGAAATTTCTTCCAAATCTTCATCTGAAACAGGTTTAGGTCTTGTCTCTGATATCAATTCTTTAAAAATATCTTTGTTACTTTCTTCTTCTTTCTTATTATTTTTCTTAGAATCTGATGATTTAAAAAGATGTTCAAAGATTCCCATATGTCCTCCTAACCAATTTTAATTTTTCTTTTTGTTACAGTATATCACAATTTTTAAATATTTGGTATACTTAATAAATAAAAGTTTCTAAAAAAATTTAAATTATAATAAATTTAAACACATT includes these proteins:
- a CDS encoding autotransporter-associated N-terminal domain-containing protein; this encodes MTNNLRKVKKDLRSFAKRCQEFKYTDSALITFLITGLVNISQNLFSAEIDKQIEGQKQEVSTSIKDFSSRISEAKRENNKLLKDTNLELIQLMEQGDHVVKSPWSSWQYGINGFYNNWGGTYKGREDKSKKYPYEGKFERSENKFERATSPLSSNYDLLSKSSNPRSATTSGRYGYEKGYGISSTEKRQEPVASLNIDASIKPKDVHKSPVAAPNVNVSAPVLAPLSIPTVVPPTLTIPTPNPPVVKVKIPEVNAKPFLDFSFTNGAISKWYVVNTVDDQAKYTASPTRFSDGENHSFWSGYNPTTGTLVPQSGIDGTPSNIGYINAISSRAVTPRDSVLFYFGSQFSGGNSDINKRKFHIKNMNLYLAGDVGAAGRTDGGKQGALGIHTVWNGKLSNVTANMYGKSAFLSLETWWTGKIEFDETPGNEVKVNITKGHLTDPGAGDQNTIFLIFPGTYSVVQNWSASFGVPLQRGGFIGKVDADIETNKNIVYSVVGTQGSFEINSKGKYNITGDENIVYSGFGYVPNWNNFVGKADVNGTMPGGTARIKDTNHTGMTPTVKLTEAPVVNGDRNILLLFNDKMPDAESSGLSVWNQPNNLDWKKSVIGIYQGQIDARGRIGTTSATTIATNNIGIYSKSGQRGEEIINGQTAKIKTKEDLGADVQINYENDPIHSLQINNIDITFGKNSKDGIMIASERGTVIDVAKSTNEHGKAIKDTSGNDISGKSDSTTVDIMTTPIKDYTLDGSATSLVASADDTKNEVATGTIIAYAEGTWKNSDHVMTSNEAKRFEGKGSQVNLGQDVVMSARYKDDTPLGSTTKVESFPIAYVAKNGGEITAEKTTDAKGFGSIIAYADNSAKITLDGKVTAVDEWAASDADTKPYLYKNIGGYAKAGTTTGSGSTITFKDDVKIHGMGGFAQGSGSLIKFEGTKNEIYSAKEGGLVAWDGGKIDFKGGKIDTRKRNSTDDYSGVVPFLANTGSNINFSGNTELTISDGILMPGTAADYAAEDSSNPANAAATAGKKYTGMSNMKIKVEGNGVILRVTDGGTRTDNKWTGPTGLIESVEDDLKINRGNLTIGTGADYKVYYKNGEYSIQRDIDLDNAPIFDKIKFVREKIFIDPGITISSTTGKGMIVGSDDGATSNTQTGYVNEGNVAITGGSASTIALSTSYGEIINKNTITVDNGLGAYGVNGSKLLNDTNGNITISGTGVGMAAFTSANKLQTYGTDAKISNGSLSNTDKTLEVENKGAITVNGNNGIGLYGELNTITGAHPSIEVGKAGTSHGSIRNAGKIVLTGNNSVGIVSKVTPPAGAADPLQFGGPEVKLNGTGSSDIVTTGNAGIGVYADNTKVTFETDYGVEVKDRGTGIFVEGNNPSLNDSKNFELKYTGAPTASAVAFFMNNKSTLPASSMTNKMNITLNDTVNNTEGLVGILAKGTAGDINNQGNITGNAGYGIISEGVEVRNSGNITLPNPLDATSKKASVGIYVKNGNKITNSGDITIGKYSVGIYGHQVENSGNINVGDAGTGIFSTAGNVDLIAGTINVGTDQAAGIYVNGDNQTVTAHSGANMTIADNSFGIISEKGTGSAGNKIVSNIGSINNLGNDTVYIYSNDNRAGAQVTNNTNLTSTGSYNYGVYSAGEVVNNGNINFGSGYGNVGVYSTLGGTATNNASITVGESYFDPISSLNNRYAIGMAAGYTPTAAEIAAGKVGYTGNIVNNGVINVTGKGSIGMYGTGAGTTVYNGTASNRNAVINLNSSETTGIYLDNGAYGYNYGTIKSNGSGLKKVVGVVVKNGSTIENHGNIDITAEDARGILSKGNASGANLGIVKNYGTFNINGVTDSTDATVIGVDAASDLTKTVSGIKIDVPRGSSVGTITVNGNPVIPELATTSAEEFQPMELSKIGMYIDTSNKVYTNPITGLSSLTGLKKADLIVGAEAAQNTTAKYIQVDSKITDPYNATIRANPQIEKWNIYSGSLTWMATVAQNSNDGTIENAYLAKIPYTYWAGNEASPVNPTDTYNFLDGLEQRYGVEALGSRENQLFQKLNGIGNNEEILFYQAMDEMMGHQYANTQMRINATGNMLDKEFRYLKNEWRNPSKQNNKVKIFGMRDQYKTDTAGIHDYESNAYGVAYVHEDETVKLGNSSGWYAGAVNNSFKFKDIGKSRENQTMLKAGIFKTMSPYTDHNGSLRWTVAGDVFLGKNEMKRRFLVVDDIFNAKSDYMSYGAAFKTDLGYDIRMSERTHLRPYGALKMEYGRFSNIKEDDGEVRLEVKGNDYFSVKPEVGVEFKYVQPMAVRTNLSVGLTAAYENELGKVGDVNNEARVRYTNADWFGIRGEKEDRRGNGKFDLNIGVDNTRFGVTVNAGYDTKGSNVRGGIGFRAIY